Proteins from a single region of bacterium:
- a CDS encoding UbiA prenyltransferase family protein: MKPTEIKTEIGRSEATHRQSSRSALWRNMLAAMRPLHWIKNIFVLVPLLFSASEWTSVQIVYISAAFGLFCLAASAVYLFNDVVDREEDARHPSKQLRPITRGLVSVHDALFMATILAFASIGGAYALAPALAYVIAGYVALNIGYTWFLKRWVIVDAVVIALGFVIRIWAGAAAVNIPTGTWMLVTTFFLSALIAFSKRRYEIVYDGTEAFHTRGYTPYLLDMLILLSAASVIGSYVFYILARGTWQHEYIILSTVLVVFYGTMRYIYVIHRNEERLDHTRLILSDRPLMAAVILWTALMMVAIHRVALPIGL, from the coding sequence ATGAAACCCACAGAAATCAAAACAGAGATAGGCCGCTCCGAAGCAACCCATCGCCAGTCATCCCGGAGTGCATTGTGGCGTAATATGCTGGCGGCCATGCGACCGTTGCATTGGATAAAAAATATTTTTGTTTTGGTACCGCTGCTGTTCTCGGCTTCGGAATGGACGTCTGTTCAGATAGTGTACATTTCGGCAGCCTTTGGTTTATTTTGTTTGGCGGCCAGTGCCGTATATCTTTTTAATGATGTGGTGGATCGGGAAGAAGATGCGCGTCATCCGTCCAAACAGCTTCGGCCCATAACGCGCGGCCTGGTATCGGTGCATGATGCGCTTTTTATGGCGACGATACTGGCGTTCGCTTCCATCGGGGGAGCGTATGCACTCGCACCGGCGTTGGCCTATGTCATAGCGGGATATGTGGCGCTTAATATCGGTTACACCTGGTTTTTGAAACGATGGGTGATCGTGGACGCGGTGGTCATCGCTTTGGGTTTTGTGATTCGTATTTGGGCGGGCGCTGCCGCTGTGAATATACCCACCGGGACGTGGATGCTGGTTACTACCTTTTTTCTGTCCGCGTTAATCGCATTTAGTAAACGCCGTTATGAGATCGTCTATGACGGTACGGAAGCGTTTCACACCCGCGGTTATACACCGTATTTGTTAGACATGCTGATTTTATTATCGGCCGCGTCGGTTATCGGTTCATATGTTTTTTATATCTTGGCGCGGGGAACCTGGCAACACGAATATATTATACTCTCTACGGTCTTGGTCGTGTTTTACGGCACGATGCGTTATATCTACGTGATACACCGCAATGAGGAACGCCTCGATCATACCCGCTTAATACTCTCAGATCGTCCCTTAATGGCCGCAGTTATTTTATGGACGGCGCTGATGATGGTCGCTATTCACCGCGTGGCATTGCCCATAGGACTATAA
- the ligA gene encoding NAD-dependent DNA ligase LigA — MHDHIQKKVHKLRDEINRHDYLYYVLGQPAITDEAYDKLMRELSEIETRHPELVTPDSPTQRVGSDLTKHFPTVRHHQPMMSLGNTYSREELSDFDRRVREGLEGASFEYVCELKFDGVAMSLIYEYGHFVRGVTRGDGEKGEDVSINLKTIRSIPLRLDATNAHLEHIEVRGEVLMLREDFIKVNARRTEAGEPPFANPRNLSAGTLKLQDPRLVAARPLKFFSYYLRELGAEKKLLSHSESLTALESLHFPVMKTYRVCKTLDEVFAFCEEWEAKRDTLPFEIDGAVIKVNAFRQQETLGATAKSPRWAIAYKFKAQKVETRVRDIVLQVGRTGTVSPVAELEPVFLAGSTISRVTLHNEDFLQEKDIRIGDTVRIEKGGDVIPKITEVVFDKRPAEAHVFRFPKACPVCGEPVVKTEGEAAWRCENITCDAQIKKRIEHFCSRDAMDIENCGEAVVAQLVDAGCIHDFADLYYLQKEALLALERWGEKSATNLITAIERSKHNSLERLIYGIGIRFVGEESAKDLAKHFKSLDALRQADVETLTAIEGIGERTALSIKQFFDSAQNRKVLDKLTQAGVQTIYISSAVELPSIFSGKTFVLTGTLPSLGRNDAKKMIEDRGGKVSGSVSKKTDYVLAGAEAGSKLDKAKELNVPVIDETEFLKMISEAQ; from the coding sequence ATGCACGATCATATTCAGAAAAAAGTTCACAAATTGCGTGATGAAATCAATCGTCACGATTATTTGTATTACGTGCTTGGGCAGCCGGCGATCACGGATGAAGCGTACGATAAACTAATGCGTGAATTAAGTGAAATTGAAACGCGGCATCCGGAATTGGTGACCCCTGATTCGCCGACGCAACGCGTGGGTTCGGATTTGACCAAACATTTTCCGACGGTGCGCCATCACCAACCGATGATGAGTCTCGGTAATACCTACAGCCGTGAGGAACTTTCCGATTTTGACCGCCGCGTGCGGGAGGGGCTTGAAGGGGCATCATTTGAGTATGTTTGCGAACTCAAATTTGACGGCGTTGCCATGAGCCTGATTTACGAATACGGTCACTTCGTACGAGGGGTTACGCGCGGGGACGGAGAAAAAGGCGAGGACGTCAGTATCAACCTCAAAACGATTCGTTCGATCCCGCTGCGATTGGATGCGACCAATGCGCACCTGGAACATATCGAAGTGCGCGGGGAAGTGTTGATGTTGCGCGAAGATTTCATCAAAGTCAACGCACGGCGTACGGAAGCAGGTGAACCGCCGTTTGCGAATCCGCGCAATCTGTCGGCAGGAACACTCAAATTGCAAGACCCGCGTTTGGTAGCGGCCCGTCCCTTGAAGTTTTTTTCATACTACCTGCGTGAACTGGGCGCTGAAAAAAAATTGCTTTCGCATTCGGAGAGCCTGACGGCGTTGGAATCGCTCCATTTTCCCGTAATGAAAACATATCGCGTGTGCAAAACACTGGATGAAGTATTTGCGTTTTGCGAAGAATGGGAAGCCAAACGCGACACCTTACCTTTTGAAATTGACGGCGCGGTGATCAAGGTTAATGCCTTTCGTCAGCAGGAAACGTTGGGTGCGACAGCCAAATCCCCGCGTTGGGCCATTGCGTATAAATTTAAAGCACAAAAAGTCGAAACCCGCGTACGTGATATTGTATTGCAAGTCGGACGTACCGGTACGGTTAGTCCTGTAGCGGAATTGGAACCCGTATTTCTAGCCGGCTCCACGATCAGCCGTGTGACTTTGCATAACGAAGATTTTTTGCAGGAAAAAGATATTCGTATCGGCGACACCGTGCGTATCGAAAAAGGCGGCGATGTGATTCCCAAAATCACCGAAGTGGTTTTTGATAAACGCCCTGCGGAAGCTCACGTATTCCGCTTTCCCAAAGCGTGTCCGGTTTGCGGTGAACCTGTCGTCAAAACGGAAGGCGAGGCGGCATGGCGTTGTGAAAACATCACCTGCGATGCACAGATCAAAAAACGTATCGAACATTTTTGTTCGCGCGATGCGATGGATATTGAAAATTGCGGTGAAGCCGTTGTTGCGCAATTGGTTGATGCCGGGTGTATTCATGATTTTGCGGATTTGTATTACCTTCAAAAAGAGGCGTTGCTTGCGTTGGAACGCTGGGGTGAAAAAAGTGCGACCAATTTGATCACGGCTATTGAACGCAGTAAACATAATTCACTTGAGCGATTGATCTACGGCATAGGCATTCGTTTTGTCGGCGAAGAAAGCGCCAAGGATTTAGCCAAACATTTTAAATCCCTCGACGCACTGCGCCAAGCGGATGTAGAAACACTCACGGCCATCGAAGGTATCGGTGAACGCACGGCGCTGAGTATTAAACAGTTTTTTGACAGTGCACAAAACCGCAAAGTGCTGGACAAACTGACGCAAGCGGGCGTACAGACGATTTATATTTCATCCGCTGTAGAATTACCCTCGATATTTAGCGGAAAAACATTTGTACTCACGGGGACGTTGCCTTCACTTGGCCGCAATGACGCTAAAAAAATGATCGAAGATCGCGGCGGAAAAGTATCGGGTTCCGTCAGTAAAAAAACGGATTATGTTTTGGCCGGTGCGGAGGCGGGTTCCAAATTAGATAAAGCCAAGGAACTGAATGTTCCTGTGATAGACGAGACAGAATTCCTTAAAATGATCAGCGAAGCCCAATGA
- a CDS encoding S8 family serine peptidase, whose protein sequence is MKRTLTLKWLSVLLIGLITAPLLLSVHDEQSYKISPRLKAVLADSEPETNVHVWIYFTDKGQTALPKFNSESLGISPEAVMRRQKKGTRHATDEADWPVETSYIELLRQAGVQIRHTSRWLNAVSAEVPARRILEITEWSFIQRIDRIQRMKRTKRIAETETKPMPLPLSKKSTLDYGASLAQLSLLKVPEVHQYGFAGQGVTIAVFDAGFDNLSHEVFSKMISEGRLLADSDFVNGDDDVSDEGDLGEGSHGTQTLSTMGGYKPGQLIGPAYKASFLLAKTENTESETPAEEDNWIAAIEWAERRGADIISSSLGYIQFDATCCNHYDSTDYNWQWMTGDSTRITQAANMAVARGVIVVNSAGNEGDATVVIKNTLGAPSDGDSVIAVGAVNTSGIRTSFSSVGPTTHGAIKPNVMATGSNVRAAGSTTNTSYVGVSGTSFACPLTAGICAMLLSAHPDLTPAQVRYALQATADRADNPDNHYGYGVVNAWDAINYFGQIDSGGILPDKFKLHQNSPNPFNPQTTIRYDVLRDGYVAIIVYNMLGQRVRTLYDGFRSQRRNYEVQWDGRDESGHRVASGVYLYRLTADGFSQTKRMLLVK, encoded by the coding sequence ATGAAAAGAACATTGACATTAAAATGGTTATCCGTTCTGTTAATTGGGTTGATCACGGCCCCGCTTTTGCTATCAGTGCATGATGAACAATCCTACAAAATATCGCCACGTCTAAAAGCTGTTCTCGCCGATTCGGAACCGGAGACTAACGTGCACGTGTGGATTTATTTTACGGATAAAGGTCAAACGGCGTTGCCAAAATTCAACTCTGAATCCTTGGGGATATCGCCGGAGGCGGTAATGCGCCGTCAAAAAAAGGGAACGCGCCATGCGACGGATGAAGCCGATTGGCCGGTAGAAACTTCCTATATCGAATTACTTCGTCAAGCCGGTGTACAAATTCGTCATACATCGCGTTGGCTTAATGCCGTGAGCGCCGAAGTGCCGGCCAGGCGTATTCTTGAAATTACCGAATGGTCATTTATCCAACGGATTGACCGTATCCAGCGCATGAAAAGAACAAAACGTATTGCCGAAACAGAAACTAAGCCCATGCCGTTGCCGCTTTCCAAAAAATCAACTTTGGACTATGGCGCTTCCCTCGCTCAATTGAGTCTGCTAAAAGTTCCTGAAGTCCATCAATACGGTTTTGCAGGCCAAGGAGTTACGATCGCTGTTTTTGATGCCGGTTTTGATAATCTGAGCCATGAAGTTTTTTCCAAAATGATCAGCGAAGGACGATTGTTGGCCGATAGTGATTTTGTCAACGGGGATGACGATGTCAGTGATGAAGGTGATTTGGGCGAAGGGAGTCACGGTACACAAACGCTTTCGACGATGGGGGGCTATAAACCCGGCCAATTGATCGGACCGGCTTATAAGGCTTCGTTTTTACTTGCTAAAACAGAAAATACCGAAAGCGAAACGCCGGCGGAAGAAGATAATTGGATTGCCGCTATCGAATGGGCAGAGCGTCGGGGCGCGGATATCATCAGTAGTTCGCTGGGGTATATTCAGTTTGACGCGACATGCTGCAATCATTATGATTCTACGGATTACAACTGGCAATGGATGACCGGCGATTCGACGCGCATTACGCAGGCGGCCAATATGGCTGTGGCCCGTGGTGTGATCGTGGTCAATTCCGCGGGTAATGAAGGCGATGCGACGGTCGTGATTAAAAATACTCTGGGTGCGCCATCGGACGGCGATAGTGTGATCGCCGTCGGTGCGGTTAATACTTCCGGAATACGTACTTCGTTCAGTTCGGTAGGGCCTACTACGCACGGTGCGATCAAACCCAATGTCATGGCGACGGGATCGAATGTACGTGCAGCGGGTTCGACGACAAATACAAGTTATGTCGGTGTTTCTGGAACGTCCTTTGCGTGCCCGCTAACGGCCGGCATTTGTGCGATGCTATTGTCCGCACATCCGGATCTAACTCCTGCGCAAGTGCGGTATGCTTTGCAAGCTACGGCAGATCGTGCCGACAATCCGGATAATCATTACGGCTACGGTGTCGTCAATGCGTGGGATGCAATTAATTATTTTGGTCAAATCGATAGCGGCGGCATACTTCCGGACAAATTTAAACTCCATCAAAATTCACCTAATCCTTTCAACCCGCAAACAACGATTCGGTACGATGTACTTAGGGATGGGTATGTTGCCATCATCGTGTACAACATGCTGGGCCAACGTGTACGAACGCTGTACGATGGATTTCGTTCGCAACGACGAAACTATGAAGTGCAATGGGATGGTCGTGACGAATCCGGACATCGCGTAGCGTCGGGAGTATATTTATACAGGCTCACCGCCGACGGGTTTAGTCAAACCAAACGCATGTTACTGGTGAAATAA
- a CDS encoding radical SAM protein, which translates to MGSPIRHIWFFNPPGALFQRGEDRCQANVEASSAVSLRAPNDLAYMASVMRAAGIRCAITDFPAEGCTWDDFEKQFSALNPDLVVMSITNATLRDDMEAFRRIKKNNPSVITVAKGAWFWAGDLRGLSEPVFEAMDYALVGEAETEIKGLVEGLHAHTAPEDIPNIIFRLPDGTWKRTRIEAFETDLDAIPFPARDLLKNDLYVRPDTGEAQATIQTARGCPSQCVFCLTPAISGARVRSRSPQNIVDELEECVTRYGIRNFFFKADTFTINKKFVIALCQEILRRNLNIAWVANSRVDTVDEERLAWMKKAGCWLVAFGFESGNDDVLKKMKKEATVEDARRAAALVRQGGLKMYGFFMIGLPWDNDQTIRDTIALARELACDFYEIHLATPFEGTELYTIAQSMGLLTSAPLGHDYFADPASGSLFLSRDQLVEYRKSGLRSLYLSPSYIYKTARSANSPKVLLNYARYGVRLFRNLLKA; encoded by the coding sequence ATGGGATCACCGATACGTCACATTTGGTTTTTTAATCCGCCCGGCGCACTTTTCCAACGTGGCGAAGACCGTTGCCAAGCGAATGTGGAGGCCTCTTCGGCGGTTTCGCTTCGAGCACCCAACGATCTGGCCTACATGGCGTCCGTTATGCGTGCGGCAGGCATCCGTTGTGCGATTACCGATTTTCCGGCCGAAGGCTGCACATGGGATGATTTTGAAAAACAATTTTCTGCGCTCAATCCGGATCTTGTCGTGATGAGTATCACCAACGCTACGCTGCGCGACGATATGGAGGCATTTCGCCGAATTAAAAAAAATAATCCTTCGGTAATTACTGTCGCCAAAGGCGCTTGGTTTTGGGCGGGCGATTTGCGTGGTCTGTCTGAACCTGTTTTCGAGGCGATGGACTATGCTCTTGTCGGTGAAGCGGAAACAGAAATAAAAGGATTGGTCGAAGGTTTACACGCGCATACAGCGCCCGAGGATATTCCCAATATTATATTTCGTTTGCCTGACGGTACATGGAAGCGCACGCGCATCGAAGCGTTTGAAACCGATCTGGATGCCATACCGTTTCCGGCAAGAGATTTGCTAAAAAACGACCTGTACGTCCGTCCGGATACCGGTGAAGCGCAGGCTACGATTCAAACCGCACGAGGTTGCCCGTCGCAGTGTGTATTCTGTTTGACGCCCGCAATTTCCGGTGCACGCGTCCGTTCGCGTTCCCCGCAAAATATCGTAGATGAACTGGAGGAATGCGTTACTCGCTATGGTATTCGCAATTTTTTTTTCAAAGCCGATACGTTTACGATCAATAAAAAATTTGTTATCGCACTGTGTCAAGAAATTCTTCGTCGTAATCTGAACATTGCCTGGGTGGCCAATAGCCGTGTAGATACCGTGGATGAGGAACGTTTGGCATGGATGAAAAAAGCCGGTTGTTGGCTGGTCGCATTCGGTTTTGAAAGCGGCAACGATGACGTCTTGAAAAAAATGAAAAAAGAAGCCACGGTCGAGGATGCAAGACGTGCCGCGGCTTTAGTTCGGCAAGGCGGCTTAAAGATGTACGGATTTTTCATGATCGGACTTCCGTGGGACAATGATCAAACCATCCGAGACACAATCGCGCTGGCACGGGAACTGGCTTGTGATTTTTATGAAATCCACTTAGCCACACCCTTTGAAGGAACGGAATTATATACGATCGCTCAATCGATGGGTTTGCTTACTTCGGCGCCGCTCGGTCACGACTATTTTGCGGATCCGGCGTCCGGCAGTCTCTTTTTATCACGGGATCAGTTGGTCGAATACCGGAAATCGGGTTTAAGAAGTCTGTATCTGTCGCCGTCCTATATTTATAAAACAGCACGGTCGGCCAATTCGCCGAAGGTATTATTGAATTATGCGCGCTACGGTGTACGTCTTTTTAGAAATTTACTGAAGGCCTGA